Proteins found in one Salminus brasiliensis chromosome 13, fSalBra1.hap2, whole genome shotgun sequence genomic segment:
- the rab11a gene encoding ras-related protein Rab-11A, with protein sequence MGTRDDEYDYLFKVVLIGDSGVGKSNLLSRFTRNEFNLESKSTIGVEFATRSIQVDGKTVKAQIWDTAGQERYRAITSAYYRGAVGALLVYDIAKHLTYENVERWLKELRDHADSNIVIMLVGNKSDLRHLRAVPTDEARAFAEKNGLSFLETSALDSTNVETAFQTILTEIYRIVSQKQMSDRRDNDMSPSNNVVSIQVQPTENKPKMQCCQSI encoded by the exons ATGGGAACAAGAGACGACGAATATGACTACCTATTTAAAG TGGTTCTGATTGGAGACTCCGGTGTGGGGAAGAGTAACCTTCTATCCCGTTTCACCCGGAATGAGTTCAATCTGGAGAGCAAAAGCACCATTGGAGTGGAGTTTGCCACTCGCAGCATTCAGGTGGATGGGAAGACGGTGAAGGCCCAGATATGGGACACAGCTGGGCAGGAGCGCTACAGAGCCATCACCTCAGC GTATTACCGTGGAGCTGTAGGAGCTCTGTTGGTGTACGACATTGCGAAGCATCTGACCTATGAGAACGTGGAGCGCTGGCTTAAGGAGCTGAGAGACCACGCCGACAGCAACATCGTCATCATGCTGGTTGGCAATAAGAGTGATCTGCGCCACCTTCGCGCTGTGCCCACCGACGAGGCTCGCGCTTTCGCAG AGAAGAATGGGCTGTCTTTCCTTGAGACGTCGGCTCTGGATTCCACTAATGTGGAGACTGCTTTTCAGACCATCCTGACTG AAATCTACCGCATCGTGTCCCAGAAGCAGATGTCGGACCGCCGGGACAACGACATGTCACCTAGCAACAACGTGGTGTCCATCCAGGTGCAGCCCACTGAGAATAAACCAAAGATGCAGTGTTGCCAGAGCATCTAG